The genomic region TCCAGGACCCAGGCTTGCTTTTGTTCAGGAGACAAGTTTGGACACTGGTCATTCTCTTCACTAAAAGCTCCATCAGTTCACAGTACTGACTAAGCAACAGATTTTTTAGCATGCCATCCATGGCCAACCACTGTCTGATCCCATCCCCACTTACCACCCCTACCAATTCATCCTTATAATCATCTTgacattttcttattcttcaaGATCTGACTCATATATCACTTCTTCCATgaggccttcctctttctccttgctTTGTGCTTCATAGCATCATGTTTTTCTATGTATTGCTTTCTACCtctagtttatttatttgagacaatgtcttgctctatcacccaggctggagtgcaatggcatgatcattgctcactgcagcctcgacctgggctcaagtgatcctcccacctctgctttctgagttgctggggctacaggtgcaggccaccacgcctggttccAACCTCTAGTTTTTGTGCACATGGTATATACTCCCCACAGGCAAGGACTGTGACAAATATTTCTTCACTTCCCACATTGCTGAGAATAATGCCTTGGATAATACCTTACACATGGTATTGATCACTGCTTAAAACCTCCTAATGCCCCAATGGCTTTCCATATCGCCAGGTCAATAATAAAAGCCCTACCTATGCCTACCTGGTCCTATCTGATCTgatgcgctttttttttttttaaagacagaatctcactctgtctctcccaggctggagtgcagtggcacgatctcggctcactataacctccgcctccgaggttcaagcaattctcctgcctcagcctcccaactagctgggattacaggcatgtgccaccatgtccagctaatttttgtattattagtagcgacagggtttcaccatgttggccaggctggtcttgaactcctgacctcaagtgatccacccaccttggcctcccaaagtgctgggattataggcgtgagcaccgtgcccagccctgatgCTCCTGTTACCACTCCCCACTTGCTCTGCCCTATCCACCATGGGCCCCTCTGCTGTTCCTTGAACACATTAGGCAAGATCCCACCTCAGACACTTCATTTGCTCTTTCCCCAGATAGCTGTATGGCTGCTCTCTCATGTCTTCAGGGTTTCTCTCAAAGGccaccttttttgtgtgtgtgagatggagtctcactctgtcgtccaggctggtgtgcagtggcaagatcttggctcactgcaacctccgcctcccgtgttcaagtcattatcctgcctcagcctcctgagtagctgggattacaggtctgcactaccatgcccagctaatgtttgtatttgtagtagagatgagtttcatcatgttggccaggctggtcttgaactcctgatatcaagtgatccgcctgcctctgcctcccaaagtgctgggattacaggtgtgagccaccgcgcctggcctcaaaggCCACTTTCTCCATGAGGCCTTCCCTAACCACTTATTCACATTGTGATCCTCGAAACACCCCCTTTCCCTCTCCGCTGCTTATTGTTTCTCCATAGCATTTTTCACCTCCTTACATAGTATATACTTCTTTCATGTGCTgtgttcattttctgtctcccctcccctttttGGAATGTCAGCATCATTCTAGTTTAAATCTGTTTGTTTACTTCTGTGTTCCCAGAGCCTAAGGATAATGTCTGGCATAGaggaggcactcaataaatatttgttgaaagaaagaaggaataagcAAATTAATAGAAGGTGCTccgtaaatatttgtgaaattgaATTAAAAGTGTCAGAAGGAGATGACTGTGAAATTCCCAAAGTCTAAAAATATGTGAGCTTAGAAGAATGGTGGAGTTGAGTGCTGCCTCATTATAAACATCCTCGAGGAAGGACTGAAACTGTGTGCTTGCGGTGGGAGGGGCAGCTGGGCAAAGAACCGTGAACCTTCGCAGAAACATTTGGGGCTGCAGAACTCTCCGGTGAGAGCGCTGCATCTGGGAGCTGGCGATGCCGGCGGCTTGCTCATTCACCCCATCTGAACACTTGTCTATGACACAGGTGTTTTCTCTTAAGTTATTTTGGTCTTTGCCTCTCTCCTCAGCTGGTGAAGATTACAGAAATCTGGGATGGCTTATGGGACGCTTCTCAGCCCTAAGTAGGAAAACAGCAGTGAAAATGGCAACCAAAACATCACGCAGGACTGGGGGTCTTGGGGAAACAGCTCACTTTAGAGCAGTGCAGTGCAGAGCTTTCCGTCTTCTACCAGGGTCCACCTTTAACACTGTTTATCTGAAAAATTTCCCCCTGGCTTACTCGCTTGCAGCTGCCCACTTTGCAGGAGGATGGCGCTCTGATCTCTACGCTCCCTGTTCCTTCAGGGACTCCATAGTATTTTTTTTCACGCTTCGTCGCTACTACAGCAGACGCCTGCGTTCTCATTATTTGCTGTACAGATCTCCGGTGCCTTGACTGTAAACAAAACACTTTAGATCATTGTGAGGTCGATGTAAGCACAGCCTTTCTGCTGGCAGCCAGACTTCTTAAGGTGGCATGACTGTGACTTGCTTACTTTTcgagattaacaacaacaacaacaacaaagcgaCAAAATGGTGCTCCTACATATTAGTTGAAAGATTCAGCATGTGAAGGGGATCGAAGTGTTTATTTTCTACTTCCATATAAGACATGAATTCCATGAGTAAAATCAAACTTCTGTGGCAAGGTGAAATACTCTAGAATGTCTCCATTTACATACGTGTGGTAGTTTGGGTGTTTATGCATATGGATAGATGCACATATATAGAGTTCCTGTGTTGTCTagcaattgttttaaaatttggacAATTATCTAATTTCTAGGGTAAGGTATAAATTATGGTAGGGAGGCCTACCCTAATTTTCCTGTCCCTTCTTCCCCAGTCTGCAGTCCAATAAATTGACAGCcttaaaactagaaaaactaaAGAGGATGAGACCTCTTGCTTGATCCTAGGTGAATTCTTTTCTGTCAGTTAGGTAGGAAGTCCTGACTTGAAAACTAGGTCTGGGCACTGCCCCCTTTACTGTTCTCTGGGTATCAACCCCTGTCCTTCCAGAGTCTATATTTTAGTTGAACTAGTGGATTGTGATACCACAGGCTCAAGACAGCTGCATTTAAATATCAGTGACCACAGGCCACATCAAGGAAACATCTGCAGGCAACCCAGGGCCTGGGAAGGAGCCATTTTCAGTCACTTGTAAGACAGCAGGACCTGCAGACTACAGCACAATCAAACTCAGACAAAACCCTGAACCAGTGAGAACCATTaggaaggaaaggaacagaaaatgaacCAACCTGAGTGTTAGGAGACCTGCATCTAGTCCTGACTCCGGTACCAACCGAATGCATGTCCCTGGACAGgaaacctctctgagtctcaatttcctccGTGGTAAAAAGGAGAGGGTTAAACCACAGGGTCCCGAGGGTCCCTTCCAGTTGTCACATTCTGGAGCGTATGAGATGAGGTAGGCACACAAAGTGGACAAACAAGATGTGGCTAAGAAAACAAGCTACACATCAAGCTCATCTGTAGCATAGGTGCTTAAGAAAACTTTGCTGCTGTGTAATATTAGAACGGAAGGTTGGTTTCCAGTAAAATGCATTAACTTTGGCTCAAACCAAGATGATGGGTactgggcatgggggtggggagcagtTGAAGATCCACTGAGCTTTGTCTCAGGGCAGCCCTGCTCATCGTCCTATTTTACCTTCCACCACGGTGCTCAAGCCCACACTGAGAGAAATTTCCAGTTgcaaaagggagaagagaaacGCCGGAATACTAATATCGGACGTTAGGACATGgttgtggtggttttaaaaatcatttcatcaTCTAGAGTTTGACCCCGAGGGGAGTATTTTCACCCTTCAGCCCTCTGAAAGCATTCACTAGCATCTGAATATTGTTCTGAGTTTGTTGGAGCAGTGAAATCTGGTGAGAGAGAAgggtggaggaaggaaggagctgTTGTATTTGGCGGCTGGACTCAGGTAGAGGAAACTGCTACAATCCCGGGAAAgaacagaaaagtagaaagagacGAGTTCCCACATGCAGCCAATGTCCATGGCCTTAACTGTGCTTGGGAAGGAAGATCCTGGGCCAGAGGTGTACCCTCGTTTTTCAAAACTAAGCGTGTCTGAGACAGCTACAAAGTTTATTAAGGGACTTGAGAAACTactcgacttttttttttttttaatcttgagttcctttcttattttcattgAGGGAGAGCTTGAGTTCATGATTAAGTGCCGCGTttactcctggctaatttctaaaagaaagacGTTCGCCTTGGCTTCTTCCCTAGGTCCCCAGCCTCCCCAGGGATGGCAGAAACTTCTGGGTTAAGGCTGAGCGAACCATTGCCCACCGCCTCCACCAGCCCCCAGCAAAGGCACGCcggcgggggtggggggcgcCTAGCCCCCCAGCAAACGCTCCGCGGCCTCCCCGGCAGACCACGAGGTGGGGGCCACTGGGGAGGGCCGAGCTGGGGGCAGCTCGCCACCCCGGCTCCCAGCGAGCTGCCGGCGACCTTCGCGGTCTCTGGTCCAGGCCCCGGCTTCCCAGGCGAGGAGCGGGAGGGAGGTCGGGGCTTAGGCGCCGCTGCGAACCCGCCAGAGCAGCGCCGGGCCCCGAaccccaggccccgccccagGTTCCCGGCCGTTTGGCTAGTTTGTTtgtcttaattttaatttctctgaggccagcctgagcaggTTTGTTGGCAGCAGTACCCCTCCAGCAGTCACGCGACCAGCCAATCTCCCGCGGCGCGCTCGGGAACGCGGGGAGGCGGCGGAACCGCGCCGGGGCCACCTTAAGGCCGCGCTCGCCAGCCTCGGCGGGGCGGCTCCCGGCGCCGCAACCAATAGATCTCCTCCTCTGTTTAAATAGACTCGCCGTGTCAATCATTTTCTTCTTCGTCAGCCTCCCTTCCACCGCCATATTGGGCCACTAAAAAAAGGGGGCTCGTCTTTTCGGGGtgtttttctccccctcccttgTCCCCGCTTGCTCACGGCTCTGCGACTCCGACGCCGGCAAGGTTTGGAGAGCGGCTGGGTTCGCGGGACCCGCGGGCTTGCACCCGCCTGGACTCGGACGGGCTTTGCCACCCTCACCGCTTGCctggtcccctcccctccccgccctccCGCTCGCCAGTCCATTTGATCAGCGGAGACTCTCGGCGGCCGGGCCGGGGCTTCCCCGCAGCCCCTGCGCGCTCCTAGAGCTCGGGCCGTGGCTCGTCGGGGTCTGTGTCTTTTGGCTCCGGGGCAGTCGCTGGGCTTCCGAGAGGGGTTCGGGCTGCGTAGGGGCGTTTTGTTTTGTtcggttttgtttgtttgtttgttttgagagtgCGAGAGAGGCGGTCGTGCAGACCCGGGAGAAAGATGTCAAACGTGCGAGTGTCTAACGGGAGCCCTAGCCTGGAGCGGATGGACGCCAGGCAGGCGGAGCACCCCAAGCCCTCGGCCTGCAGGAACCTCTTCGGCCCGGTGGACCACGAAGAGTTAACCCGGGACTTGGAGAAGCACTGCAGAGACATGGAAGAGGCGAGCCAGCGCAAGTGGAATTTCGATTTTCAGAATCACAAACCCTTAGAGGGCAAGTACGAGTGGCAAGAGGTGGAGAAGGGCAGCTTGCCCGAGTTCTACTACAGACCTCCGCGGCCCCCCAAAGGCGCCTGCAAGGTGCCGGCGCAGGAGAGCCAGGATGTCAGCGGGAGCCGCCCGGCGGCGCCTTTAATTGGGGCTCCGGCTAACTCTGAGGACACGCATTTGGTGGACCCAAAGACTGATCCGTCGGACAGCCAGACGGGGTTAGCGGAGCAGTGCGCAGGAATAAGGAAGCGACCTGCAACCGACGGTAATGACCCCTTCCCAACCACAGAATGTGTCTGGGGCCCCGCTTTGCCTGCTGGAGAGTGTTAACCTTAGCTTGCTTTTCGGCGTATTCTGATTTAGCTTTGGGAGAGCGAACTTTATTGGTCTTAGGTGTTCAGTGCTACCTGGCCCACTGCTTGTCTGTTTGTGACTTTTAAGTCAGAAACTGGAGATGGTAAGATCCGATAATTTCCCTAACTTAAGACATCGCGGTCCCTCTCACTAGCAACCCCTAGATATGTGACAAAGTTGGGATGTTTATCAACGGTCCGCCTCCTGGCTAGGGAGAGAGCTCTGGGGCGGAGAATGcactttctgttttttgaaaaCAACCTCATTTTGTGCCCTTAAAGGCCACTGGGGATGACGGATCCAGGATTGTGGGTGGAGGTAGTGGGTTTTTCATCCCCTGACTATGGGGCCAACTTCTGCCAGCCATTGTTTTTTCTAATAAAGATTgtgtgttctttttaaaaatttcccctaCTCTTAGATTCTTCTACTCAAAACAAAAGAGCCAacagaacagaagaaaatgtttcaGACGGTTCCCCAAATGCCGGTTCTGTGGAGCAGACGCCCAAGAAGCCTGGCCTCAGAAGACGTCAAACGTAAACAGCTCGGTGGGTTGATCACTAAAGGAGCACGCAATGGAACCCGGGGCCTTCAGACCTCACGATACCTGATCTTACTGGTTGCTGGCAAATTAAAAGcttgtggggttttgttttgtttatacttCGTGAGGTCAAAAAAGTAGCAATGGGGAAGGCTGGGGATACGGTAATTCCTCAGAGTTTCTATGCCCAGAGATACTTTCTCTTCAAACAGTAGACCAGAGCAGCTACTTGTAACCCAGGCCCCATCGGGTAGGAAGGTCCTTTCCCTGTGAGTCCCACTAAAACGTGTTGGGAACAATAGGTTCTTTGCCCATCCGAACAAGAACTAGGGTACTCCCTCAGTCCGACTTAATGAGAATTAATTTCCTAGAGGTTCAGCTTGAGTCGGTAACAGATTTTGAGCCATACATGTGAAAATGGCAAATACATGATTAAGTTTCAATTCTGAGAGGGAATGTTTGGTAGAAATTGCTCACCTTTGGTTATGCAAGGGATTAGAGATGTGAATAGGGTGGTATGTTGTgttctttgacattttaataaactGTCACTTTCCCTGTTGTCTCTTAAGTTTGGAGAGAGAAGGAACCAGTATTTGCAAAAACCAAATGGAAAGATAAAAAAGTTACTAAAGTTTCTACAGAATTTCTGGTAACACTGAAGTTGCAAAGCAGAAGTTAAATTAACTCTTGTCAGTAAGCAATCCAGGAACACGTCAGCCAGTGTATGTATGCTAATTGTGCCGTAACAGGGTGATTTGGATATTTGTAGGGGAAATGGGTAGTAAATATCAAGACTGGTGACCGTAGGTCAGCCCAGCACATAGGAAGTGGAGATTTTTCCATGCACAAGAATCTGATCACTGTAAATAGCTAATTTGAATAATTCAGTCCCCAAATGTACATGGGTTGGTTATTCATAATAAACTACATATATTAATAGTTTATTAGGTTCTTTTAGACCAAGACTGTGACCTCTTTATTTTCTAAAGCACACACGTAGTTTAGCATATGAGGCGatcttaataaatattgatgttaactttttaaatcctcagttataaaaattttaaagtaacagGGATTAAGGTGAGATTCAGGTTTGTTGTTTCTTTAAATTGTATATGTGACTTCACATATCTTATCTTTTTCAGCGCTTATACAAAACGGCACTATAGAGCCTCTATTTTATAGCACCATATGAAGTGGGAAAATGAGGTGAAAATTTTCCTGAAGCAACCTTAACACGCGCAGCCCTTGTTGGTTTGTGACTTGTGTCCTAGCTCATCAGATGAGCCACGAGAATCAGACCTGGATTTTGATCTGGCCTGGTTCTGACATGCAATGAGGCATTTGTAGCATTTAGTAATATTGCTTTAGAAAATAAGAATACTAGAAATATTAGTAAGAACCTATTCAAAAGTATTCATGAGtattttctgcatatgaataaggaattagaatattttgaacatgatgttaataaaattttcttctggaaagcctttataatttttattcccaatcatttttcaaatttagaaaatttaatctGTCACAggagtagagaaaa from Pongo pygmaeus isolate AG05252 chromosome 10, NHGRI_mPonPyg2-v2.0_pri, whole genome shotgun sequence harbors:
- the CDKN1B gene encoding cyclin-dependent kinase inhibitor 1B → MSNVRVSNGSPSLERMDARQAEHPKPSACRNLFGPVDHEELTRDLEKHCRDMEEASQRKWNFDFQNHKPLEGKYEWQEVEKGSLPEFYYRPPRPPKGACKVPAQESQDVSGSRPAAPLIGAPANSEDTHLVDPKTDPSDSQTGLAEQCAGIRKRPATDDSSTQNKRANRTEENVSDGSPNAGSVEQTPKKPGLRRRQT